In one window of Arthrobacter pascens DNA:
- a CDS encoding LysR family transcriptional regulator — protein MIDPRLITLRVFARCGTVGATAELTGYSPSAVSAQLRELQRVLGMQLLTKDGRGVRLTATGRFLVAGSDNLIAEWESLRAAAMEAGDQVQSRFGLGGFSTAAAQLLAPLAATLRATRPLLDVQVLEANPARCFDLLVAERIDLAVIVAMQSDTYVEDDPRFEQTVLLDDPLDVIIPSDHPLASRETVTLEELASEPWITEAAGSTYHSLFTAAFTAVGVTPRIAHEAIEWETQIAFVGAGLGVGLLPRLAPLRGAENVVRLRITGKGKPARRIVAAVRRGSIASPLIQESLGILQARANRILTARPEDDL, from the coding sequence ATGATCGATCCACGCCTCATAACACTCCGCGTCTTTGCCCGGTGCGGCACTGTTGGCGCAACCGCGGAGCTCACGGGTTATTCTCCCTCGGCCGTGTCAGCGCAGTTGCGGGAGCTCCAGCGCGTGCTTGGAATGCAGCTGCTGACGAAGGACGGCCGGGGTGTGCGGCTGACCGCCACGGGCCGCTTTCTTGTGGCGGGTTCGGACAACCTCATTGCCGAATGGGAGAGCCTGCGCGCTGCGGCCATGGAGGCCGGCGACCAGGTGCAGTCCCGTTTTGGCCTCGGTGGATTCTCCACGGCGGCCGCCCAGTTGCTCGCGCCGCTGGCCGCCACCTTACGCGCAACACGCCCCCTGCTGGACGTGCAAGTACTCGAGGCCAACCCCGCCCGCTGCTTTGACTTGTTGGTTGCCGAGCGAATCGACCTCGCGGTCATCGTCGCCATGCAGTCCGACACCTATGTTGAGGACGATCCGCGCTTCGAGCAGACCGTTCTGCTCGACGATCCTCTGGACGTGATCATTCCCTCCGATCATCCGTTGGCATCGCGGGAAACGGTGACGCTCGAAGAGCTGGCGTCGGAACCCTGGATCACCGAGGCTGCCGGTTCCACCTACCATTCGCTGTTCACCGCGGCGTTCACGGCAGTCGGGGTGACGCCGCGGATCGCTCATGAGGCCATTGAATGGGAAACCCAGATCGCCTTCGTTGGTGCTGGGCTGGGGGTTGGGCTGCTGCCGCGACTGGCGCCCCTGCGTGGCGCCGAAAACGTGGTTCGACTGCGCATTACCGGCAAGGGGAAGCCCGCGCGCCGCATTGTCGCTGCTGTGCGCAGGGGCAGCATCGCGTCGCCCCTGATCCAGGAGTCGCTGGGCATCCTTCAGGCCAGGGCCAATCGGATCCTCACCGCCCGACCCGAAGACGATCTCTGA
- a CDS encoding aromatic ring-hydroxylating oxygenase subunit alpha: MSAPVLPLNSRGKLASSLPAEQLAEIKELFDFRRVGYSLDAPFYTDPTIFNIDMQAIFGQHWIFAGSIAELPEPGDYITVDYGPYSLIVLRNDDGGVNVLHNVCRHRGARVLTEPAGSTGNLVCGYHSWTYSPEGNLIHASAPGETKFDKGCFGLKRAHSRVVAGLIFVCIANEPPADFDETAKIFEPYLAPHDLSKTKIAYQQNIVEEGNWKLVMENNRECYHCDGHPELACSLFPTWGLTEGLIPAHLEEVWDRNKQAQSSLEERCRRYGLPYEVVEELDTRVAGIRISRESLDGEGESFSPDGRRLSKKLLGDLRDFRLGRCSMHLQPNSWFHFQGDHVITFAVFPVNEHQTLVRTTWLVADDAEEGVDYDLEKLTYTWKQTNLQDKAFVELCQTGAGSPAYEPGPYMKSEYQVEAFINWYVQRVQEHLA; the protein is encoded by the coding sequence ATGTCTGCTCCAGTCTTGCCCCTCAATTCACGCGGAAAACTCGCCTCATCATTGCCTGCCGAGCAGCTGGCGGAAATCAAAGAGTTGTTCGATTTCCGGCGCGTGGGATATTCCCTCGATGCCCCCTTCTACACCGACCCGACGATTTTCAACATCGACATGCAGGCCATTTTTGGCCAGCACTGGATCTTTGCCGGCAGCATCGCCGAACTCCCGGAGCCGGGCGACTACATCACCGTCGATTACGGGCCCTACTCCCTGATCGTGCTGCGCAACGACGACGGCGGCGTGAACGTCCTGCACAACGTGTGCCGCCACCGCGGCGCCCGCGTCCTGACCGAGCCCGCCGGGTCAACAGGAAACCTGGTCTGCGGCTATCACTCCTGGACCTACTCCCCGGAGGGGAATCTGATCCACGCCTCGGCACCGGGGGAAACGAAGTTCGACAAGGGCTGCTTTGGCCTCAAGCGCGCCCACAGCCGCGTGGTGGCCGGACTCATCTTCGTCTGCATTGCGAACGAACCGCCGGCGGATTTTGACGAAACCGCAAAGATCTTCGAGCCTTACCTCGCGCCCCACGATCTGTCGAAGACGAAAATCGCCTACCAGCAGAACATCGTCGAGGAGGGCAACTGGAAGCTCGTCATGGAGAACAACCGTGAGTGCTACCACTGTGACGGCCACCCGGAGCTCGCCTGTTCCCTCTTTCCCACCTGGGGCCTGACGGAGGGCCTGATCCCGGCCCATCTTGAAGAAGTATGGGACCGCAACAAGCAAGCCCAGTCCTCGCTCGAGGAACGTTGCCGCCGCTATGGCCTTCCCTATGAGGTGGTGGAGGAGCTCGACACACGCGTAGCTGGTATCCGCATCTCACGGGAATCGCTCGACGGTGAGGGCGAATCGTTCTCGCCCGATGGGCGCAGGCTCTCCAAGAAGCTGCTCGGCGACTTGCGGGACTTCCGGCTTGGCCGCTGCTCGATGCACCTGCAGCCCAACAGCTGGTTCCACTTCCAGGGGGATCATGTCATCACGTTCGCTGTCTTCCCCGTCAACGAACACCAGACACTCGTGCGCACCACCTGGCTGGTGGCTGACGACGCCGAGGAAGGCGTCGACTATGACCTGGAGAAACTCACCTACACCTGGAAGCAGACCAATCTGCAGGACAAGGCGTTCGTGGAGCTGTGCCAGACGGGCGCCGGCAGCCCCGCCTACGAGCCCGGCCCTTACATGAAGAGCGAATACCAGGTGGAGGCGTTCATCAACTGGTACGTGCAGCGCGTGCAGGAGCACTTGGCATGA
- a CDS encoding ferredoxin reductase → MIELLTETAIQEPQRIRGLEMPWNRVMGSTEGAAGAARALGPWHPQEFMAECVETVPEAGGMMTFVFRRCDGAPLAFRAGQYVNVAFPLNGEDQDPVDRSYSLSSSPTQPWTFNITVKSDPAGLVSPWVHENVKPGTVLEMLGPVGAFHLPDADRRARYLLLAAGAGITPIMSMLRTIHSLPGQADVVVLYHGAEVGGFAFHQELAYVASVDSRIKVFYSLGDRSVPEGWEGLTGRLTAAMLDEVAPDANGRQVYACGPEGYLNTATELLRKVGVDDTSIYMEFFSGDRQTILEYQAELAFAVDIAEEIAEEIADSAEDYYESQPTAFGLYEPGYDAEGTLKATGLPLETADEDAPASEAPEGNPTVATEAGSPDASSFDTVGTGSLTLSFMRTGINVRIDPDEHILGVAQRAGVRIGANCKEGMCGSCKVVKLSGEVEMNHQGGIRAREISAGKFLPCCSTARTDLVIDA, encoded by the coding sequence ATGATTGAACTCCTCACCGAGACGGCCATTCAGGAACCACAGCGCATTCGCGGTCTTGAGATGCCGTGGAACAGGGTAATGGGCAGCACCGAGGGAGCCGCAGGTGCCGCCCGTGCACTGGGCCCCTGGCACCCGCAGGAGTTCATGGCCGAATGTGTCGAGACCGTTCCCGAGGCGGGCGGCATGATGACCTTCGTGTTCCGCCGCTGCGACGGTGCGCCGCTGGCGTTCCGTGCTGGCCAGTACGTGAACGTCGCCTTTCCCCTGAACGGCGAGGACCAGGATCCGGTGGACCGCAGCTACTCACTGTCCAGTTCGCCCACGCAGCCGTGGACCTTCAACATCACCGTCAAAAGCGACCCCGCTGGACTCGTCTCACCGTGGGTGCACGAGAACGTCAAACCCGGCACCGTTCTCGAGATGCTCGGACCGGTAGGGGCATTCCACCTGCCCGACGCCGACCGCCGGGCACGGTACCTCCTGCTGGCCGCTGGCGCAGGCATCACCCCCATCATGTCGATGCTGCGGACCATCCACTCCCTGCCCGGACAGGCCGATGTGGTGGTGCTCTACCACGGAGCGGAGGTCGGAGGCTTTGCCTTCCACCAGGAGTTGGCCTACGTCGCCTCCGTGGACTCGCGCATCAAGGTCTTCTACTCCCTGGGCGACCGCAGCGTACCCGAGGGGTGGGAAGGGCTCACCGGAAGGCTGACGGCGGCAATGCTCGATGAGGTGGCCCCCGATGCCAACGGCCGCCAGGTCTACGCCTGCGGCCCCGAGGGGTACCTGAACACCGCCACGGAACTCCTCAGGAAGGTCGGCGTCGACGACACCTCCATCTACATGGAATTCTTCTCCGGAGACCGCCAAACGATCCTTGAGTACCAGGCGGAGCTCGCGTTTGCAGTGGACATTGCGGAGGAAATCGCCGAGGAAATCGCTGATTCCGCCGAGGACTACTACGAAAGCCAGCCCACCGCGTTCGGTCTCTACGAGCCGGGTTACGACGCCGAGGGCACCCTGAAGGCCACCGGGCTGCCGCTGGAAACCGCCGACGAGGACGCGCCCGCGTCAGAAGCCCCCGAAGGCAATCCGACCGTGGCGACGGAGGCCGGGTCCCCCGATGCCTCGAGCTTCGACACTGTCGGAACAGGAAGCCTCACCCTGTCCTTCATGCGGACCGGCATCAATGTGCGCATCGACCCCGACGAACACATCCTCGGGGTGGCCCAGCGTGCGGGCGTCAGGATCGGCGCGAACTGCAAGGAAGGCATGTGCGGCTCCTGCAAGGTCGTCAAGCTTTCCGGGGAGGTGGAGATGAACCACCAGGGCGGGATCCGGGCACGGGAAATCAGTGCAGGCAAGTTCCTGCCCTGCTGCTCCACCGCCCGGACCGATCTGGTGATCGACGCCTAG
- a CDS encoding alpha/beta hydrolase fold domain-containing protein: MRLEPQQPLRTEGTPENTQKATADGNVPPLAAPARYDDLSGLPPAWIGVGTNDLFHDEDATYARRLHQAGVACTVRVAPGAYHNFDSMEPKTAISQAFVQAQITALDEALNGPLQVLPSGTGAYGHSADPDSRKSKSSHEAVR, from the coding sequence ATGAGACTCGAACCGCAGCAGCCCCTGCGGACAGAGGGAACTCCCGAAAACACGCAAAAGGCCACCGCGGACGGCAACGTGCCCCCGCTCGCTGCGCCGGCGCGCTACGACGACCTCTCCGGCCTTCCGCCCGCATGGATCGGCGTCGGCACCAACGACCTGTTCCACGACGAGGACGCCACCTACGCCCGGCGACTGCATCAGGCCGGCGTCGCATGCACGGTTCGCGTAGCGCCCGGCGCCTACCACAACTTCGACTCCATGGAACCGAAAACCGCCATCTCCCAGGCCTTCGTCCAGGCGCAGATTACAGCATTGGACGAAGCACTCAACGGTCCCCTGCAGGTGCTCCCGTCCGGCACAGGCGCCTACGGGCACTCGGCAGATCCTGACTCCCGTAAGAGTAAGAGCTCCCACGAGGCGGTCCGGTGA
- a CDS encoding FAD-dependent oxidoreductase — protein sequence MQTEFDVAVIGLGAMGSMALWQLAEDGLNVIGFEQFGVGHDRGAVGGETRLFRRMQTSRPDYTPIIDIARSQWLNLQEFANVQILNETGGLTIGLANDPRLIAFRAAARGAGVETETLDRKEMNDRFPEHWLDHDEVGILDPSQGFIRCEQAVLTAVARARALGASVQDYSKVRIEHATAGGVLLTDGQREWRAKKVIVTTGSWSRDHLGPGLRDRSRPRRIKLTWFSPLPGHDFGPTTFPVFDRLVSDGILYGAPSLDTGGSVKIAPGGAPTEISGPDDYPRGQTVDEILYMEEHVSRYFPGLHKSPIRASAWTDFYVDDWIPFLGFLPHSQNVVIANGFAGFGFKMCPGIGRIAADIVQGKIDTRFQFMDPSRAIAAITGPPRGSSYSYGSQDLPSARRRLCRTGAPAGDR from the coding sequence ATGCAAACGGAGTTTGACGTTGCGGTAATTGGCCTGGGTGCCATGGGCAGTATGGCCCTCTGGCAACTGGCTGAAGATGGATTGAATGTCATTGGGTTCGAACAATTCGGGGTTGGCCATGATCGCGGGGCGGTGGGAGGGGAGACGAGGCTATTCCGCCGGATGCAAACCAGTCGCCCCGATTACACTCCGATTATCGACATCGCTCGTAGTCAATGGCTTAACCTGCAGGAGTTTGCCAACGTCCAAATCCTCAATGAGACTGGCGGTTTGACCATTGGCCTCGCTAATGACCCAAGGCTAATCGCCTTCCGGGCAGCAGCAAGGGGAGCCGGCGTCGAGACAGAGACACTTGACCGAAAGGAGATGAACGATCGGTTTCCCGAACACTGGCTTGACCACGATGAGGTCGGAATTCTCGACCCATCGCAAGGATTCATCCGCTGTGAACAGGCAGTTTTGACCGCCGTCGCACGAGCACGGGCGCTGGGGGCCAGCGTCCAGGACTATTCGAAGGTCCGCATCGAGCACGCCACGGCGGGCGGGGTGCTCTTGACCGACGGTCAACGTGAGTGGCGGGCCAAGAAAGTAATCGTCACTACGGGCTCCTGGTCAAGGGATCATCTTGGTCCAGGGCTTCGGGACAGGAGCCGTCCACGACGTATCAAGTTGACCTGGTTTAGCCCATTGCCCGGACACGATTTCGGGCCAACGACCTTTCCGGTCTTCGACCGTCTCGTTTCGGACGGGATTCTCTATGGAGCGCCAAGTCTCGATACCGGTGGGTCGGTCAAAATTGCACCCGGCGGTGCACCCACTGAAATCTCAGGGCCGGATGACTACCCCCGCGGCCAGACCGTGGATGAGATCCTGTACATGGAAGAGCACGTATCGCGATATTTTCCGGGACTCCATAAAAGCCCAATCCGGGCCTCTGCCTGGACGGACTTCTACGTGGATGATTGGATTCCTTTCCTCGGTTTTCTCCCTCACAGCCAAAATGTCGTCATCGCAAACGGGTTTGCTGGCTTCGGATTCAAGATGTGCCCTGGAATTGGACGAATTGCAGCGGACATAGTCCAAGGAAAGATCGATACAAGGTTTCAATTCATGGATCCATCACGTGCAATCGCCGCAATCACCGGACCGCCTCGTGGGAGCTCTTACTCTTACGGGAGTCAGGATCTGCCGAGTGCCCGTAGGCGCCTGTGCCGGACGGGAGCACCTGCAGGGGACCGTTGA
- the solA gene encoding N-methyl-L-tryptophan oxidase: protein MTTLETDVVIVGVGSVGSMASWQLASRGQRVIGVDRFSIPGPFSGYAGESRVFRKIYAEGGHYTPLLQRAQDLWRELEKISGTRLLNTTGAVSILNEDNPRFASLMAASKDNGLDYEILRGDEARTKYPDHVIKDTDVTIFDPEGGYLKSERAVTAALAEATRLGAQFLGNRKAHSVEAYGDRYIVRTDQEEIIASRVIVSQGTGAGAVCKELGVHLSVRPQVLTWFPAVDPSMCREDLPVFLRRAEDAGRSDRALFYGFPSADGWTVKVAGSVYMDEVESMEKPLSWDPQYLDPIRAWVKEFIPGLNPEPVRVALCADGYTPDDTGMLGTVPGMEGVVVAAGFSGHGFKMASALGAVAADLVLDGTTATDVSFMNASRFLGPDTQLTSLALS, encoded by the coding sequence ATGACAACACTCGAAACAGACGTCGTCATCGTCGGAGTCGGCTCTGTAGGAAGCATGGCAAGTTGGCAGCTCGCCTCCCGTGGTCAACGGGTTATCGGGGTAGACCGGTTTTCGATCCCCGGACCCTTTTCCGGTTACGCCGGCGAATCACGCGTTTTCCGCAAGATCTACGCTGAAGGCGGGCATTACACACCCCTCCTGCAGAGGGCACAGGATCTCTGGCGTGAGCTGGAGAAAATCAGCGGAACGCGGCTGCTTAACACCACGGGTGCTGTCAGCATTCTCAATGAGGACAATCCGCGGTTCGCATCGCTCATGGCCGCCTCGAAAGACAATGGCCTCGATTACGAAATTCTCCGGGGCGACGAGGCGAGGACAAAGTACCCCGACCACGTGATCAAGGACACGGATGTCACGATCTTTGATCCGGAAGGAGGCTACCTGAAGTCTGAGAGGGCAGTGACAGCGGCCCTGGCCGAGGCTACCCGGCTTGGCGCTCAATTCCTGGGAAACCGGAAAGCGCACAGCGTTGAAGCGTACGGTGACCGGTACATCGTCCGGACCGATCAGGAAGAAATCATTGCCTCCCGGGTGATCGTCTCGCAGGGTACAGGTGCGGGCGCAGTCTGCAAGGAACTCGGTGTTCACCTTTCCGTTCGTCCGCAGGTCCTGACATGGTTCCCAGCTGTGGACCCGTCTATGTGCAGGGAAGACCTGCCGGTCTTCCTCCGGAGGGCGGAGGATGCGGGAAGGTCAGACCGGGCCCTCTTCTACGGGTTCCCGAGCGCTGACGGCTGGACAGTAAAAGTGGCAGGGAGCGTTTATATGGACGAAGTCGAGTCCATGGAGAAGCCTCTTAGTTGGGATCCTCAGTATTTGGACCCGATCCGGGCATGGGTCAAGGAATTCATTCCGGGACTGAATCCAGAACCGGTGCGGGTCGCTTTGTGTGCCGACGGTTATACGCCAGACGACACCGGGATGTTGGGGACGGTTCCGGGAATGGAAGGCGTTGTGGTGGCGGCCGGCTTCTCCGGTCACGGCTTCAAGATGGCCTCTGCCCTGGGGGCTGTTGCAGCCGATCTCGTGCTGGACGGAACAACGGCCACCGACGTCAGCTTTATGAACGCTTCCAGGTTCCTCGGACCGGACACGCAACTCACGTCACTGGCTCTGAGCTGA
- a CDS encoding SDR family NAD(P)-dependent oxidoreductase, which translates to MRLDKTTALVTGANSGIGEAVCSHFRREGARLLLTGRREQLDSAQPDDLYVPGDLNDEAFVESLARQAAESFGTVDVVVLNHGLQVSGPLTEMAYEDAKNVLHSNLLSSFLVMKHFAPLMPAAGGSFVLVSSRLGMVGITDQVLYSAAKGGLIMLAKGAAIEWASRNIRVNVVAPGLTATPIIEASFQRREDPEAYRAQREGQIPLQRLATPEEIADAILFLASKESSYITGAVLPVDGGYTAA; encoded by the coding sequence ATGAGACTTGATAAGACCACGGCCCTGGTCACCGGTGCGAACAGCGGAATCGGGGAGGCGGTATGCTCCCACTTCCGCCGGGAGGGCGCCCGGCTGCTGCTCACCGGCCGCAGGGAGCAACTCGACAGCGCCCAGCCCGATGACCTGTACGTCCCGGGAGACCTTAACGACGAGGCGTTCGTCGAAAGCCTGGCCCGGCAGGCGGCCGAGTCTTTCGGCACCGTGGACGTTGTTGTCCTCAACCACGGCCTGCAGGTCAGCGGCCCGCTGACGGAGATGGCCTACGAGGATGCGAAGAACGTGCTGCACAGCAACCTGCTCAGCTCCTTCCTGGTGATGAAGCACTTCGCGCCGCTGATGCCCGCAGCGGGTGGCTCGTTCGTCCTCGTGAGCTCACGGCTCGGCATGGTAGGCATCACCGATCAGGTACTGTACTCCGCAGCCAAGGGAGGGCTGATCATGCTCGCCAAGGGTGCAGCGATCGAATGGGCCTCACGCAACATCCGTGTGAACGTCGTTGCACCGGGTCTGACCGCGACCCCGATCATCGAAGCATCGTTCCAGCGCAGGGAAGACCCCGAGGCCTACCGCGCCCAGCGTGAGGGCCAGATCCCGCTCCAGCGCCTGGCCACACCCGAAGAGATCGCCGACGCCATCCTCTTCCTCGCGTCGAAGGAATCGTCCTACATCACCGGAGCGGTCCTGCCCGTCGACGGCGGATACACCGCCGCCTGA